The following are encoded together in the Lactuca sativa cultivar Salinas chromosome 1, Lsat_Salinas_v11, whole genome shotgun sequence genome:
- the LOC111910477 gene encoding uncharacterized protein LOC111910477 gives MTKDDSGSGELKATALHPAYTVTNIQTKIRTLDGTKVTYSSWTKLFRLHAKAYKVLNHIDDTPPPAETDPSYKQWVEIDSLVLQWIYSTLSDELMVRILENDTTAQAAWNKLKSNFLNNKGSRAAALEQEFSNLTLGVCSSMEDYCQKLKDLAGQLGDVDNPVTESRLVLQMVRGLPPEFDVVGAYINQSSPSWETTCSMLQLEQHRQNARQNQTHTVLAAPGPPQQNGSQSHNYPGNSTGAQGNRSQASNYHNYLGARQQQHNVHGRGANGQGRGRNFRGRGRGQ, from the coding sequence ATGACGAAAGACGATTCTGGATCAGGTGAGTTAAAGGCCACGGCCTTGCATCCTGCGTACACTGTAACTAATATTCAGACAAAGATTCGAACCTTGGATGGCACCAAAGTTACCTATTCCTCATGGACTAAGTTGTTCCGACTCCATGCCAAAGCCTACAAGGTACTTAATCACATTGATGATACTCCTCCACCAGCAGAGACCGATCCTTCTTATAAGCAGTGGGTGGAGATCGATTCCTTGGTCTTACAATGGATCTATAGCACCCTGTCTGATGAACTAATGGTCCGAATCTTGGAGAATGACACCACGGCTCAAGCTGCTTGGAACAAATTGAAGTCTAACTTTCTCAACAACAAAGGTTCACGTGCTGCAGCTCTCGAACAAGAATTCTCCAATCTCACTCTTGGAGTATGTTCATCAATGGAAGACTACTGCCAGAAACTCAAAGATTTAGCAGGTCAACTTGGAGATGTTGACAATCCGGTCACCGAATCCAGGCTCGTTCTGCAAATGGTTCGGGGATTACCACCAGAATTTGATGTTGTAGGGGCATACATTAATCAAAGTTCTCCCTCATGGGAGACAACATGTAGcatgttgcagttagagcaacATAGGCAAAACGCCCGACAAAACCAGACGCACACTGTCCTCGCTGCACCCGGACCGCCACAACAGAATGGCAGTCAATCCCACAACTATCCAGGAAACTCCACAGGGGCTCAAGGAAATCGCAGTCAAGCCTCCAACTACCACAACTATCTGGGCGCTCGACAGCAGCAACATAATGTTCATGGACGCGGTGCAAATGGCCAGGGTCGTGGCCGGAATTTTAGGGGCCGAGGTCGCGGACAGTAG